The genome window GCTGATCTCAGTCAAACCATCAAGCAAGTTAAACCAAGTGTGGTTGCTGTGGGAGCTGCATATCCGCCCAAAGCTGTACCGCGTGGTAAGAAACCGTCGACCTATTGGGGAACAGGGTTTGCTATAGGGGCGGGTAATGAAATCGTGACTAACTATCATGTAATCTCTAGCCATGAGGTTGATATAGCTAAAAATGAGAAAATGGTTGTTTTTGTCGGCCAAGGTGAGCGTGCCAAAGCCTATCCAGCCGTTGTGCATAAAGTCGATCTAGAGCACGACTTAGCTATTTTACGAATTGAAGGTAAGGTAAAGCCTTTGACGCTTGCGAACGCTTCATTAATAGACGAAGGCAAAGAAGTGGCCTTTACTGGCTACCCATTGGGCATGGTGTTGGGTTTATACCCTGTTACCAATAAAGGCATAATTTCGGCGGTAACACCAGTGGTAATGCCTGCATTTTCGTCTAAATCGTTGACTGCGGCACAAATAAAAAGACTTAGATCGCCTCTCAATGTCTATCAATTGGATACATCCGCTTACCCAGGAAACAGCGGCAGCCCTCTCTATGACCCAGAGACTGGGGCGGTTATCGGGGTGTTAAACAGTGTTTATGTTAAAGGCACTAAAGAAAGTGTATTGGAAAACCCCAGCGGTATTAGTTATGCCATTCCTGTTCGGCATGTTCATAATTTGCGCTAGCATTTTGGTAGCGAGCGGAAGGAAAGCCTATTGATGTTGTTAAGTCGAAGTAAGTTGGCTTATAAATTAGGCTTAGTGAAGCCTCAGGTGCGACTCTTAGTTTTATGTATGGAGAATATGTGTCGATCACCTTTGGCAGCCGCGTTGATTATTGATGAGTTAAAGCGCCAAGGCGCGGATCATGTGGTATCAGTCAAGTCGGCCGGTGTGTCTGTGTCTATGGTGGGCTCTAGGCCAGATCCGCGTGTCTATCGGCTCGCGCATGAGCACGATTTTGTATTATGTTCACACCGATCAAAACAAGTTTTGCCTGAAGAGTTTTCTGAATACGATTTAGTGTTGGCTGTTGATAAGCAAGTACAGGATAGGGTGGCGAAAGAATACCGGTATCAAGTGCCTTTGTTTTTAGATTGTTTGGGAGAGGAGGGGCTAGAGATACCGGACCCTTATTACGGAAACGCTTCGGGTTTTGATGATGTTTATCACCTGTCTAAGCAAGGAGCTGTGGCAATAACTAACATGCTATTGCCACAGCTTAAGCTTACCTCCTAGTCAGCCAGCCCTCTAAAGACCAACTTCCTTGGCTGTGTCTAAAACGTCTTTATTGTTAGGTGCGAGCTCAAGAGCTCGATTGATAAGTGATTTTGCTTTTTCTTTATCACTGTCTTTCAGTAGCCAAGCCGAGTTATTAAGCGCTATTACATTATTGGGGTTGGCTGTGAGTGCTTGTTCATAAGTTACAAGTGCATTTTTGTTATCTTGAGAGGTTAGATACAGGCTTCCAAGGGCTGTGTAAAAGAAATCACTCTCTTTTTGCGCTTTAATTTGTGATTTTGTGAACTCAACAGCTTTTTGTAGCTCATTATTTTTGCTGTATACGCTAATCAGTGCGTTTGCGTATGCAATATTTTCAGTTTCAGAGAAGGCTTTTTTCAGGGCTTGTTCAGCTGTATCGTATTTTTGCTCGCTCAAGATTGTGGCGCGTAATGGGTGTAAGGCTTTGCTCTCGGGGGTTAGAGTGCTTAGTGTGTCAGTAAGCGTGTTGGCTTCGTTGATATCGTTGCTTCTGATCGCCTCGTTGATGGCGATGATTAAGAAAGGCTCTGAGTCGCTGTGGTTTTTCTTTTGCCTATTCAAATAATCAGATGCTTGCAATGTTTGCCCGGATTTTTTGTATGTTTCGTATACTAAGAGAGCTGTATTGGCGGACGGGGAAGTTTCGTATGCTTTTTTAAATGCATCTAAAGCAGTAATGTATTCTCCTATCATGAAGCGAGATCTTCCAAGTAAAATCTGAGCTTCCGCTGTGTTGGCATTATTTAAAGCATTGAGCTGTGCGATAGCGGCAACAGGTTTCTCGTTAGTGAGCTCTATTTTGCTTAACAGGATACGCGCTTCGTCGCTTTGAGGGCGAAGTTTAATTGCCTTTTGAAGCTCTTCTATAGCTTGGTCTTTTGCGCCTGTTTGGAATAGTGCTTTTGCGTAATCAATTGTAAGTGGGTAGTTGTCAGGGATATCTGTGTTTGCTTGGCCTAGACGTTTTATCATTGACTGGCTGTCGCCTTTTATTGAGTCTATATAGGCTAGCTGTCGAATAGCAGGTGCATAATTAGGTTTAATTTTTAGGGCGTTATTAAAATGCTCTTCAGCTTTATCTAATTGCTGGTCAAATAGGTAAACGGTACCCTTAAAGCTCGGGATAATGGCATTGTTAGCTAAGTTTGAGGGAAGCTTTTCTACTTCTTTAATGGCTTCATCAAACCTTTTTTCTCGCGTTAAGGCTTCAGCAATCGCTAGAGAGGCTAAAATACGATTTTTACTGTTTTCTGGGATGTTGGCGAGTTCAGCAATGGCTTCTTCCGTGTTGCTTTGTAGGAAATAGCTTTGGGCGAGGCCAAACTTAAAATTTTCGTTTTCTGGTTGTTGTTCCAAGGCCATCTTGAAGTACTTTTCACTATTTTTGGCATCTCCCGATCGGAGGTTGACATTAGCCAGTAAGGCGATAGTGGATGTGTCAACGTTACTGCCCGAGCGATCAATAATTCCCGATAGTGTTTCAGAAGCCGATTGTAAGTTGTTCTGCTTTATTTGCGCCATCGCCAGCAGTTTATTACCCGTTGGATGATTGGGGTATAGTTTGGTAAAGGCTTCTAGCTGTTGTTCTGCTTGTTCTAAGTTGTTCTCTTGGAGGTTTAGATTGCCCAAGAGGAGGAGTATGAAAGGAAATTTGGAGCTAGGTAGTACTTTTTCAGCATACTCCTTGGCTTTAGGAATGTCCTTGTTATCAAATGCAACAAACGCTCTGACGTAATTAATCATAGGGTCTGAGAGTGATTGTTTTTTATAGGCGGCGGGAAGCTTCTCTAAGACCGCTGAGGCTTTTTCCAAATCCATAGCATGCAGGTATTCATAGCTCAAGTTACGAATTGCAATGTACGTGGTATCGGGAGCTTTGCCTTGTGAAAGCTCGAGTGCTTTTTGAAAAGAGGCAATTGTGTTACTCGAATTTTTTTGGATACGGAACAGATCCGCTTTAGTAATCCAGGCGCTAGCATCTGATTCGTTGCTTTCAATGGTCGCATCGACCTTTTCAAATGCGAGATCAAGCTGATTGTTGATAACAGAGACTTTGGCTAATCCAAGTTGAGCTCGAACATTATTAGGGTCAAATTGGAGAGCTTGGTCGTACATTATTTTGGCATTATCTACTTGCCTATTGCTCAGTAGTGCATCGCCACTAAAGCTTTTTTTTATGGCTTTAAGTTGTTCTGAGTCATCAGGGAAAACGACGAACTTCTCGATTACAGTATCAGTGTCGCCAATCTGCAGTAGGGCTTTTCCCAATGTAGTAAAAGCCTGGGGTGAATTGGCGCCTAACTGCACGGCTCTGCGAAGTTCCACGGCGGCAATAGGAGTATTGCCTGTATCAAAGTAAAGTTTGCCTAACAGGAAGCGGGACTCGGGGGCATCGGGTGATTTCTGAATAGCATTCTTTAAGCTAATCTCAGCGCTTTTAAATTCTTTGTTTTGTATATACTTTTCAGATTCTTCTATATATTCAGCGTAAGTTTTATCGCTTGAATTACAGCCTGTCATTATTGCTGTAGCTAATGCAACAGAAAGTATTTTATTGATGATGCTTTTTTCTAAAAAAGAGGGCTTCATAACTGACTCTATTTCCATGTCAACTTTACCTGCTCAATTTACCATGTAAGTGTTAATCATTATATGCGACTTGATTATTTTTCATGATAATCCTCTGTTCTTGAACTAGTCTTGAGATATTAAGTGAGTTAAGTTTTTTTATCTGTCTCAATATCGAGACACTGGGTGTACTATGACATTATCTCTAGCAGAGAATTTTAATGAATACTTTTGTGTCAGCTTAGCTATTACGGAAGAAGAAAAGCTAGAAGCATATAAGACGCGTTACCGTGTGTATTGCGAAGAGTTTGAGTATGAGGAAAAAGAGAATTTCACCAGTGAAATGGAGAAAGATGACTTTGATGATATTTCGTATCACTGCCTTATTACTCATCGTTCCTCAGGCTATACGGCTGCTTGCGTAAGGCTTGTTCCTGCAACATTAAGAGATAACCAAAAGGCAGTTTTGCCATTGGAGAAGTATTGCTCAAAAGCACTAAATGATGAATCTCTTGCCCTTTTAGGGGGGGAGCGAGTGGGGTTGGGAGAAATTTCACGTTTAGCTGTAGATGCTACCTTTAGGCGGCGTGAGAGTGAAAAAAGTGCGCGTTTCGGTAACCTGTATGCTTTACAGTTTGATGAGGCAGAAAAACGTTTATTTCCTATAATAGCCGTCTCAGCATTCTTAGCGACGACAGTTTTGGCAAAGCATTTTCAGCGCGAGAAGGTGTTTGCAATGATGGAGCCTTTTTTGCCTCGTTTGCTTAAACGATCTGGTTTCAATTTTGTAAAAGCGGGTGAAAATATGGACTATCATGGAGTGAGAGCCCCTTATGTCATTGAAACTAATGCGGCCTATGAAGGAATAAAACCTGAGTTAAAAGAGCTCTATGATGTTGTATACCAACAACTATTACCGAGCTTGGAAAAATATAACAAAGTAGCTTGAGCTAAATTGGTATTGGTTGCTTTGGAAATCATATGTGATGGTGTATATTACACCACTTAAACGAGTCTTTTTGTTGTAGCATCTTTAAGGATTAAAGATGTTTCATTCGTTCAAGTAGTACAGAAGCTCAGCTTCTGAGCACGTTGAAACACTAATCTTTTCAAAGATTAAGGGCTTATAGCCAGGGATGTTTGTAATGGAAAAAGTCAGCGCCTCTGCATACACGCGTTCAGATTCAATCGCGTTAGATGCGGCTAACTTAAATGACAAAAAGGGATCAAAGCGTAATGGCTCTCTTTTTGTTGGTAAATTTCGCCTTTTCAACCATTACGTCCATGGCCAATTTCTTTTGCTGGCAGCCACTGAGTTTGTTGCGCTATCGGCGTTGATGAGTTTTCTATCTGGTTGGCAAGTTGAGGGGCTAGGCGATGCAATCCGCATGCTATTCCCCCCATTGATGTTAGCCTTTTTCTTGTCGTCAGTAGGTCTCTACGATACACGGCAGCGCGCTGATTCTGCTTATGTCCTAAAGCGAATTTTCGCTGCTTTAATTTTATCCACAATTAGCTTATATCTAATCAATGTCGTTACCGTGTGGATTAGAGGGTATCCTTTATTCACGCTTGGCATTACAGCGGCAGCGGCTTCAGCAATTGTTATATTGCTTATCAGGGCTGCCTTCTATCGTTGGGTCGATGGCATACTGCTTAAAAGGCGGATATTAGTATACGGTACTGGCCATCGAGCATCCCATATTAACCGTTTGCGCCGAAAGGCTGATCGAAGAGGTTTCGAATTAGTTGGTTTTGTTGAGGCCTCAAGTCACGAAACCGGCGAGGCTTTAGTCGATGGTGCTAAGGTTGTAACTCATCAGGCTTGTCTTTCTGAATGGGCGGTTGAGCATAATATTGATGAAATTATAATTGCGATGGATGACCGTCGGCAGTCGTTGCACGTCGATCAATTGCTTCGTTGTCGGATGAGCGGGATCGCTATCAATGATATGTTGGATTTCTTTGAACGTGAGAGAGGGGTGATTGAGCTAGATTTGTTTAATCCCGGCTGGATGATTTACTCACGCGGTTTTAACCCTGATGCGTGGAGAGCCATTAAAAAGCGCTTTATTGATCTTTTGGCTAGTGTGTTTTTAATTACTCTTTTTTCACCTTTTATCTTAGTTACCGCCTTGGCGATTTGGATTGAAAGTAAGGGTAAGGGGCCTATCTTTTACAAGCAACAACGGGTCGGAAAAAACGGCCTTCCTTTTGATGTATATAAATTTCGAAGTATGCGAACTGATGCTGAATCCTCGGGCAAAGTTCAATGGGCACAGAAAAACGACCCACGTGTTACACGTGTAGGCAATATTATTCGTAAATTTCGCATTGATGAATTGCCGCAGCTATGGAATGTTTTAATCGGAGATATGAGTTTGGTCGGCCCAAGGCCTGAACGCCCACAGTTTGTTGATCATCTGAATGATTTGAATGCACTGTATGGCGAACGTCATCGAGTGAGCCCTGGCGTCACTGGCTGGGCGCAATTGTGCTACCCCTATGGAGCCTCTGATGAGGACTCTTTGCAGAAGCTTCAATACGACTTGTATTACGTAAAGAATCATAGTTTCTTTTTAGATATGTATATTTTAATTCAAACAGTCGAAGTCGTGTTATTCCAAAAAGGATCGCGGTAGCCTTCCTGTAACTTGGATTAGCCGAAAGAACTTTAAGCCGCTGCAGTTATTACAGCGGCTTTTTTATTGGTTTTTAGGGTGGATGTCGTATTTCTCGAACATGCTATATAAGGTCGGTCTGGTAATTCCTAATAGCTTTGCAGTGTCTGAAATACTTTGGTTGGCATGTTGAAGCGCGCGTAAGATAGCTTTGCGCTCGGCTTCTTCTCTTATTTGTTTTAAATTGAGGGGTGGGGTGTCTGGTGAGTCTGTATCGTCTATATCTAGGTCGTCAGACTCTACCAGTAAACCATCAGTCATTATAACGGCGCGCTTTATTTTACTTTCTAATTCTCTGACGTTACCTGGCCAGTCATAGGACTCAATTGCCTGAATCGCTTCAGGACTAAAGCCTCGTAAGCTTTTACCGTACTCTTGGTTGAAGCGGGTTAGAAAAGCTTTGGCTATAAGCAGAGCGTCTCCTTCTCTCTCCCGAACAGCGGGGATATTTATCGTTATTTCGCTGATGCGGTAAAACAAGTCTTCTCTGAAGCGTCCTTCTTTAATATGTTCAGCTAAGTTTTGATGGGTGGCGCAAATTATTCGCGCATCGATTGGGATTTCTTTGCGTCCGCCAACCCTTTCAATGACTCGTTCCTGTAGGAAGCGTAATAACTTGGCTTGAAGCTCGTAGGGCAAGTCGCCTATTTCATCTAAGAATATAGTGCCACCATCTGCCATTTCGAATTTGCCGATCGTTTGTTTGACGGCGCCCGTGAATGCGCCTTTCTCATAACCAAAAAGCTCGCTTTCCAGTAAGTTTTCAGGGATTGCTGCGCAATTTATCGCGACTAGCTTTTTGTTTGAACGGTTGCTCAGATTATGTATTGCCTGAGCAAACAGTTCTTTGCCCGTTCCGCTTGCGCCAAGCAGTAAAGTGCTGATGTCGGATGGCGCTATTTTCTCTATTGTACGGCATGCTTTAAGCATGCTGGCACTGTTTGCGATAATGCCATCTAGTGGCATAGATTGATGGCTGTTTAACTGCAGGCGCTTATTTTCAAGCTCAAGTTCGAAAACTTGATACGCTCGATTAACTATAAGCTTTAAGATTTCAGGATCAGCAGGTTTCTGATAAAAATCGTAAGCACCCAGCGCTATAGCCTTAACCGCATTCGCTCTGTCATTATCACCAGTGATGACAATAACTTTAGTTTCCGGTGTGAGTCGCAGAATCTCTTGTAATGTAGCAAAGCCTTCCGTGGTGCCACCAGGGTCTGGGGGTAGTCCAAGGTCTAGTAACACAACTCCAGGTTCATTACGGCGTAAGTGCGTAATCGCCTCTTCACGTGTACCTGCTATGGATACTTCAAAGTCATCAAAGCACCAGCGTAGCTGGCTTTGTAGACCTTCGTCGTCTTCTACGATGAGTAGATTTTTTGATATTCCATTCACGTAATTCTTCCTTTTGCTCAATGTGAGCGATACGCCTATTATTCCATGATTAAAGGCAGACGGACAGTAAAGTGCGATCCTAAGCCTATCTGGCTGCTAACGTCGATATCACCACCAAGTGCGCGTATCACCTCGCGACTCTCGTAAGCGCCAATGCCCATACCCGTAAGTCCTTTTGTAGAATCAAACGGTTTAAACAAACGTGTTTTAATGAATTGTGCATCCATGCCTGAACCAGAATCAATAATTTCGATGAGCGCTTCGGTTTGGGATTGGCTAATTTTGATGACCACTTCGCCAGCTCTAGAAGTCGCGTCAATAGCATTTTGTACTAGATGGCCGATCACGTTGGATAGCTGCTCCATGTCGGCAAAAATGTAAATTGGGTCGGTTAATAGTAACTGAGGCGTTGGCTGGCTTTGTAAAAAGCGTTGGCAGGTTTGTTCGCAAAGAAGATTGAGCTCAAGGCGCTTAGGGTGTTTTCCACGCATCCCATTTCTCATTTGGTCCATCAGCTTTGTCATTCGTTGCACTGAGTTTTTAACTGTTTTTATGACATCGTCAACAAAGACCGGGTTGTGTTTGTGCTTTTCAGCGTTGGTAACAATGAGAGATTGCTGTGCCAATATATTTTTTAAATCATGAACGATGTAGGCGGAAAGGCGATTGAATGCCTCGAATTGTTGAGCCTCTATCAGCGCTTTACTGGCTTGGTGTTGTGATAAAAGAATGGCGGCTTGTTTTCCTGAGATTTTTAGAAGGTCTCTGTCTTCCCAGTTGATAACGGTAATAAACGATGAGCGTTTTATGAGAATCACGCCACACAAGACTTCATTAAATACTAATGGTAGAAGTAGCCATGCTTGCGGTACAGATAGAATGTTGTCAGGAATGACCAAGTTTGGGTAACGCTGTGGCGTGGATTTGTACTCGTCTAAGTCTATAACCCATTGAGAAGTTTCTAAAAAGTGAGTAAGACTTTCATTGGCTTGGAAATTGATGCTTTCTGGCATGTGGAAGTCGGCAACCCGTTCGTAGACACCCTGGGTGTTTCGGCTCCACAGGATGCATCCTGGGCTTTTAGTTATGGTGGCGAAAGCGATACAAATTCGTTCAGGAGTGTCGTTGGTATTATCGGACAGTAGGGCAGTGAATTTTAGCCACTCATCCCTGTAGTCGTATTTATACGAAAAAAAGTGTTTATTGAGTTGTACTCTAATATTTGAGCGAATCTTATCTGAAAATAGTAGAGTAAAAAGGAGGAGGGCAGCACCTATGATAAAAACGGTCTGTATGACACTGCCCCAATTTCCACCGTAAAATTTGATGAAATACCCTGCTGCAGCCATAGTGATAAGGTAGATGCCTGCCCCAGACAACGTGGCAGTATGAAATACTAGGCGTCGTGAAATTTGTAATTTGAGTGTCCAACTGGGCATTCTGGCGATTGAAAGTGCGATTAGAGGAATGGCGATAGCGTTAATAGCTCCTCTTGCATCCCATAAATTATTATCCAGTTGCTTAAATAAAGCCGCGTCGGCGAACAAATAGAAGTCATATGCGTGGATTAAACCAGCTCCTAAGCATAAGTGTTTGACGGCCCAGCGTCGGACACGGTCCGAGTTTCGGTATATCTGCTCGATAAGAAGTAGCGAAACGACAGACATAATTATGCGTAAGATAACAGGTAGTTCTAATAGCTGTGGATAGGATGCTAATGTTGTTTCGGGGATAAAAAGAGGACCCAATGAGAGCAGAGTTAAGGTCGCTATAATCAGGGTTATATTTTTTTTGGACTGAGTGATAGCGCTAAACAGTTGGGGCGGAAGCGTATTTTCTGGAGCGGCTAGAGCAAAGAGAAATACTACCCATGTTACGCTTCTTAGTAATTCAGTCGTGTGAATAATGAGTAAAGAGGCGTAGTTGAATAAATACGCACTCGTAATTGAAGCAGCCCAAATAGAGCAGGTGACAAGCAGCGCTTTTAGTCGAGTTTGGCTATTGACGTTTTTGGCAGAAATGAAGCAGGTGAGCGCTAACAGCGAAAACAGCAAAAAAGAAAGGGCGTAGCCAGCAAGGCCGATACTGCTTGTAATATCCATTTAGCGCGATTTATTCCCTGAAAATGTCTAATAAAGCACCTTTGCTTTAAATTTCATGTGAAATTGTAATGAATAGGCATTAATATTGTAACGAGTTCGAGGAGTAAAGTGCAGTCTGCACTTATCAAGGATCAGATAAAAGGTTGTCTCATGTCTGCAATTGACAGGGTTCGTGATCAATTAAGTTCTTGCCAATACACTTGGTTAGTTACCGGTGTTGCTGGTTTTATCGGTTCCCATTTACTAGAAGAATTACTAACGCTGAACCAGAAGGTGGTAGGCATTGATAATTTTTCTACGGGTCGTCAGTCAAATTTAGATGAAGTCGAAGAGACTGTAGGTCCATCCCTATGGTCAAACTTCAGTTTTTACCAACGTGATATCCGCAGTTTAAGCGATTGTCAGGATTCCGTTGATGGGGTTGATTTTGTGTTGCATCAAGCGGCGTTAGGTAGTGTACCTCGCTCCATTGAAACCCCGATCCTTACCCACGAATCAAACGTCAACGGCTTCTTGAATATGCTAGAAGCTTCTCGGCTGTCCGGTATTAAACGCTTTGTGTATGCGGCTTCCTCATCGACCTATGGTGACCATCCAGGACTGCCTAAACAAGAAGATACCATTGGTCGCCCGTTGTCTCCTTATGCAGTTACAAAGTTTGTTAATGAACTCTATGCCGACGTCTATAGCCGTGTTTATCAGCTACCCACTATGGGGCTTCGGTATTTTAATGTATTTGGACCGCGGCAAGACCCCAATGGCGCGTATGCCGCCGTTATTCCGCGTTGGTGTCAGACGTTAAAAGATCATGAAGCCTGTCGGATTAACGGAGATGGTGAAACGTCTCGTGATTTCTGTTTTGTGAAAAATGCCGTGCAAATGAATTTGCTTGCAGCACTTTCGGATGATCCAGCCGCGATAAATCAAGTGTATAATGTTGCTGTCGGTGATCGCACAACCTTAAATGAGTTGTTCGCTCAACTAAAGCGCTTGCTTTCAGAGATTGATCCTAAAATCAGCCATGCTTCTGCTAATTATGCTGATTTTCGTTCGGGTGATGTTAGGCATTCGCAAGCGGATATAACTAAGGCTATAACGCTTCTTGGTTACAAACCAACCCATCGAATAAATGATGGTTTATCAGAAACGGTGAAATGGTTTTCAAGTAACTAGTGTTAGTGTGTGGTAGTGTATTTTTTACAGAGCTCTAATTAAGGCTCTTGGATATTTGGAATGGAAGCGGAATAAACCATGGAAAAAATTGCTGTAGTTGGTTTAGGTTATGTTGGTTTGCCACTGGCGGTGGCTTTCGGTAAAAAGATATCGACAATCGGTTTCGACCTCGATGAGAAAAAGCTTAACTATTATCGTCAAGGGCTTGATCCAAGTGGCGAAGTCGAAGACGGCGGCTTAGCGTTAGCTACAAAGCTAGAGTACACCAGTGATCCTTCGCGACTGTCTGAAGCAGATATTATCGTTGTGGCTGTACCAACCCCCATAGATAAAGCGCGTAGGCCTGATCTCTCGCCTCTGGAAGGTGCCTGCCGAACTGTAGGCTCTCACTTAAAGCCTGGCGCAATTGTTGTATTTGAGTCAACTGTCTATCCAGGCTGCTCTGAAGAGGTTTGTATTCCCATACTGGAACAAGAGTCTGGTTTTACATGGGGGGGCTCTGCAGAGCCTTTAAAAGATACAGATCAGTTTTTCATTGGGTATTCGCCAGAGCGAATTAACCCAGGTGATAAAGTTAACCGTCTAGAAACGATTGTTAAAATAGTATCAGGTGACACGGCTGAAACGCTTGATAAGGTCGCTACATTATATGAATTAGTTGTAGATGCGGGTGTTCATCGTGCGGCCAGTGTTAAAGTGGCTGAAGCGGCTAAAGTAATTGAGAATACTCAGCGTGATT of Neptunomonas phycophila contains these proteins:
- a CDS encoding nucleotide sugar dehydrogenase; its protein translation is MEKIAVVGLGYVGLPLAVAFGKKISTIGFDLDEKKLNYYRQGLDPSGEVEDGGLALATKLEYTSDPSRLSEADIIVVAVPTPIDKARRPDLSPLEGACRTVGSHLKPGAIVVFESTVYPGCSEEVCIPILEQESGFTWGGSAEPLKDTDQFFIGYSPERINPGDKVNRLETIVKIVSGDTAETLDKVATLYELVVDAGVHRAASVKVAEAAKVIENTQRDLNIALMNELSLIFHKLDIDTLDVLEAAGTKWNFLPFRPGLVGGHCIGVDPYYLTFKAEEAGHHPQVILAGRQTNDGMGKYIAEQTVKRLIKLGKPVNGAKITILGLTFKEDCPDLRNSRVEDIINELSDYCCQVSVHDPIADKEEAVHEYGVSLSEWDDLPKADAIILAVAHSDYKRLTANDLASLAEENAVVVDVKCLMSREDFADKTLELWRL